In Micropterus dolomieu isolate WLL.071019.BEF.003 ecotype Adirondacks linkage group LG01, ASM2129224v1, whole genome shotgun sequence, the sequence GTTGATGCTACAGGAATTATCAGTCAGTCCACTCGTGGAAGTTTGGTTCATAGAAAGTTCAATAAACTgaatctttttctgtttcagggAGTCAAACTGGTGTCACAGGTGTTATTGTAGGTGTGGTGGTTGGAGCCATTTTGGTTGTAGTTCTAGCAGCAGTCCTTGTGCTGTacttcaaatgtaaaaaggtAAGAAAACACATTCTGCCTTCacctgttaattatttattgtatgtgttgtttatactgatgatgatgatgtgttggacacagagaggaagaagaacagACAGGGTACTATGACAACTTCATATGGTAAGTATCAAGGCTTGCTGAGtgagtgcagcaggagtgagcccaaatgcaagacactgtgagcagagagagagagttccaGGGTTTTTTTATCCCAAGCACGACAAACAGGTATGAACAGAACTCACGAGTACAGGAACTGGTACATCCAAAAGGTAGCAACGGGTAGAAACACGACGACTGACATGCGACAATGCGACAGGgaataaacagaaacaccagacatttatacacagggactaacgagcagggcgggagcaacacaggtgactgggaNNNNNNNNNNNNNNNNNNNNNNNNNNNNNNNNNNNNNNNNNNNNNNNNNNNNNNNNNNNNNNNNNNNNNNNNNNNNNNNNNNNNNNNNNNNNNNNNNNNNtacttaagtacagtactttagtaaatgtactaTTGCCAATATGAACATTAATccattcaattaaattaaataatattcatttttattgcCACTgaacaagtaaaagtaaagcaAAATATAGTAAATAAGGTGGTTAAGCATCAATATGAGTAACTGACTGAACAGACACtgaaatattaaagctgcacctCAGACTGAGGCACGGCTCTGAAGAATCCAAAAGCTACTTACAACTTATAAcatctgatgttttgttataaattaaactactcaGCAATTTATACAAGTAACAATGAATATTTGCTGCTTTACATTTGGATTGTTTATCTTCATCTGTATCAGTATAATTTATATCCACTTTTCCTTTTACTTCATGATAAAAAGTGAGTTTATAGATGTTTTGGTTCAAGCTTATTAGAAACTGTGATTTTATCTTAAACCAAAATATAAATTTCTACATTAGAAATACCCAACAACAGTTTGTTGATTTACAAACAATGAAGTTTGTAACATTTGTTCCgactttaatgttaatgtgaaatatattcacattttgaaatgctgATTTTCTTCATCACTAAATCTTCACTGGAACATCATGTTTTTATGATGTTGCAACACAAATTCAGactgaagcaaaaaaaaatctctctgtgtctgttggatTCTTTCATCAGATCATTATTCCTCATCattaatgtaaagcaggatgttactgctgtagttgttgagctggagctcattCTGAAtgattttgtatcagactgcagcaaatgattgtttttgattctggatcaatctgctgattatttcctccattgaaaaatgatttaaatgtgtCTTTCAAGGAACCAAACGCAGACGAAGCTGCAGGATGAGTTACAGAATAGTTTATAGGCAGGTTCTGGTGACAGGAGCCCAAAAgcacaagacaaaacagaaacagcagtaAGGAcaacttgtataaactgttggaaagtttaattgattaaaaaaacatattttaatatgtattgttcataaaaatgtaaatgtgtaaagtaactaaagctgtcagataaatgtagtgaagtaaaaggaGTAGAGTATCTCTCTCTGAGGCCATGAGATGTGGTGGGCTACAGTAGAAGTAGGAGGCATGAAAAGAAGAGActctggagccaatcccagttgacATCGGCAAAAGgcgaggtacaccctggacaggtcgccagtctgtataatatatatatagcctatatttatattttataattagtacaattagtagtattttataattactactgataataattaacactgataatattaaatTGGGGGGGGTCTGGGAatcctccccctgaaaaatttGGTCTTTAAacattctggtgaatttctttgcaccaatttattgaggaaatgtttcaggtgacaattcaaaataagaggaatagtgtaatataatgcagtaaggctgtcaggCATCCTGTATtgatgtcagatatgtttctcctgcagatcaacttttctcatttaatttaatcccagctgagtctacatacatgcaggcatgcctgaCGTAgccaaaatgctttttaaatgtgcaaatgGCACCTtgtcacctcaatgataaattagcttaattaatcaGAATTCAGTTAAAAATTATAGGATATATTCGATAGGGGGTCTGGGGTCCTCCAGTAgagtttgagcattaaacacttaatttcctgaattctggagacattttctgcatcaatttatggaaaagtctttatttttataaagggaaggatAAAATTTAGGTGGcgggtgacaattcagaatgtaatgcagtaatcagtagcttctttttttttttttttttagcttatatCTACATATCGGTTATTTACGCGCATTTGgcgaattattattttttggatAATAACAGCTGGAGcagaggggggggggagtgcgggctgtaagagatgtgattgggccagcccaacgTCAGTACAGGCCTGATGTCTATATAATTGGACTTGTAGCCTATTCGATGAGAGGAGCGCACTGCTCTGACAAAAAGGTGggcaatgctctctctctctctctctctctctctctctctctctctctctctctctcgtgctcTCTCGTGCTCTCTCTAAATGCAGGTTACATGaacttttaacaaaatgtagcactgttattgttgttttatttcattttcagctgGTTTATTCTGGAGGATCTTTATTATAACCAGATGAAAGTTGATCACATGATGTGATCAGCTTCTGTTGTGAAGGAACAGATTGATCCAGTGGAGGATGAAGGTCGGCTCTGTCGCGTCTCTGGTTGTCCGGAGTTTTCTCTGGATGTTATCTCCTGCAGAAGGAGGAGGTGAGTGAAGCTTTTACTTCAGAGATATCAGATATAGCGAATGAGAGCGTCCAGGGCCTTTTATACCGCGATAGAAAAGAAGGGGAaagaagaggaaagaagaggCAGGAGGGGCGGATAAAACGAAACTAAACAGATAAAACCATCCCTCCTGCAAGAATTGAAATGTCATTGACCGGAAGTTATATCACAGTGGTTTGGGCGTGTTCGTATACAGCTACAGTCATCAGATTTGATCAAATGTTAAAAAGGgcttattaaaatgaaaaacattcatCACTTTATCCAATCTTGGTTTTCATGAGCTGCAGTTTGTGTTGTCCAAAACCTTTTAGAAGGATTGGGATACATCTGATCCATGAAAAATCCAGATTATGCTGATAAGCGACCAGTGGGGACCGCGACGGGAGCGCGCTGCTGAGTACGAGCTGGAGTTTATCGGTTAAAATGCTTCTTGTCTCATTGTCAACAGTAGACACCCAGTTCACCTCAAAACAACTGCTTGCAAGATCAGATAGTATTAATAcacttaaatgtgtgtgtgcatttcccCCTTTACCATGGTGTCTGACACTACTAGTAGGCTATAAGGTACAGGGTGAAGTATAAAACATTTGATTCCACAGATTCAACAGAATCATCAGTATCAAGAGgacattttttccccagatATTTTTTGgaattataaacacaaaacaatcagGAGAAGCTGTATAAGAAgagaaaatacataaataaaaataaaggaagGACAAAGAAATagcaaaagaaataaaaagagtaAAGTGGATTCTAAATACTATATCAACTGTCCAAAAGAAACTGGTCAAAGACCCAGTTAGTCTTGACTGCTTCTTGTACTTAATGTGTTTAATTGTGGTGCTATATTGATGCGGTTCTTggagaaagtgtccaaagtgtGGTTTggagtctgtctgttttttcttgTGGATGTGGAATTTCCCCAGTAGGCTAATAAAACCAACTGTACAAGATAAATTACATCTTTTTGCTTCTCCTTTCTTTCAAAACATATAAGAATGTTTTTTCCTTAAGTTGTTTGtccagttttctttttcatatgaAGTTCAACATCCAACCAAAATTGATTCTTCATGTAACTGACAGAAAGTAGAAGAATACTCAATATTTATTCTAAATCTCTCGTTTCAAGACTCCAGAAACCCGGTGAAACACATAATCTGCCAAGTAGACTAGCAGAGCACACACATGCtattcaaacataaaagtagttttaggaagagacaggagagaaaagaacaggaggagaggatcGCAAAGCTCCCAgataagattgttttggattactgaGGACATTTTGTAAGATTTTGCTCAATGCAGGCTCGTCGGATGCCTTTCAGAGGGGTGAGTAACTTTACAAGTGCTTTTTCAGTGGACTTGCCGTGCCGCTGTTTTAAAGGTGTGGATGTGCTTGTGggtgttaaactgtgtgtgcgcCTTTGACGGCCTGTATCTGTGTCAAAGAGGTTGCCGTGATTGAGGAGGTTATTGTACTGAAAATGCttgagaaagtaaaaaaaaataaaataaaatgtgtcatttcgGCACAGCGGACACCTCCTGCAACTGGCTGTTTGTGTTGAGCTGCAAcagtgactctaaattgtccttaggtgtgtgtgtgactggttgtttgtctatgtgtggccctgtgatggactggcggcctgtccagggtggaccccgaaggctttttttcatccacaCGCTtgcatcaggctcaacatactcagagttgattgaaaTAATTCTGATCAGCTTTTCTGGAATTGAAAACTCAGAGTTTCACATCTCAGACTCggtcaactcagagctcagagtttgttaaacctgctttctgaaaaaGGGCCGTGATGTGTTGCAGATGCTGAGGTGTCCTGTGTTTTTATGGAGAGCTGCATCTTACCGTGCAGCTTCCAGGGCGGCACTGATGCAGTCATCCACTGGTATCATGTGACAGCAGGAGACACTCCTGTCCACTCCTACTACAACAACCAAGACCAGCTGGGATACCAGGGCCAGCACTTCAGAGGCAGGACATCACTGTTCAAGGACCAGATCTCTGGAGGAAACGGTTCGCTCCATCTGACATGGGTGGAAGTTCAGGACCAAGGCAGATACAAGTGCTTCACCAGCATCATCAGAGGCAACAAGAATTCATTTATCAACCTACAAGTGGACGGTAAGAGAAACACATAGTAAATACACAAAACCATCAATTTgtattttcttaatgtgcagttaacatttaaatttagCATTTGTGCTAATCTAAAACTATTAGTGAATTCATTTGTACACAGTATCAAGACCCTCCGTTTTTGCAGCTCCGGTCCATAAAGTCGACATGGAGCAGGAAGAAAACAGGAtcacctgcagctcagaggGGATCTACCCTGAGCCTGAACTCACCTGGTCCACCAGACCTCCGTCCAACGTGGCCTTCAAGAACACAACCAGAGTCCAGCAGACTGAACAGCAGCTCTACAACATCAACAGCTCTCTGATACTTTCAGACAGGGTTACTGATCTGGTCTACAGCTGCACCGTCAGCACTCGCAGGAACAGGAGGAGAGCCACTTTGAGGGAACTGAGTGAGTATTACGTCTAATCTGTCAACTAAACCAATAAACCAGGTTGGTGTCTGCACTGATATGAAAGATTCCTGCAACAACAAACTCCTGTAAGAAGAGATTTGATTCACAAGTGTTTGGAtctgtttatttatcttttgttttgtgttgtatatTTCCAGCTTCTCTCGGTGGTTCCAGCTCTGACACAACAATCCCCTGCTCTGCCTCAAACACTTCCCTTCTGAACTTCAGCCTCGTCTGGAGATTCAACCGCAGTCGGATCATCCTGAACCGGACCAGGACCAGCGTCCCCTACACAGTCTCAGAGGAGTGGAGGCAGCAGGTGAAGGGTGTGTCTGAGTCAGGCAGCCTCACACTACAAGACTTGTCTTTGAAACAGGAGGGGATATACACCTGTGAACTCAGCGATGACGAGGAGACAAACATAACCAACACCCTGCTGAGGATAGAAGGTGACATCAAGTCTAAAACTGTCAAACTCTCAGCATAAAATCCCAGGTTTAGTTTTAGTCATACTTCTGCAGGTGATTGTGATCATATTTTTCTACACAAAGTAACATGGAACTTACTacttaaaagtaactagtacTATTACATTTAGAAAGAAACCTATCCAACACTTGCCATGTGGTTGTCAGGGCTTTGCTGGGGTCATCGCAGGTAGTTGGTACTGAATTTTTGATTGCTTTAAACACCAGGATGATCATTTATATCTTGAAGTTCTTCAGACAAGTGGCAACATGAACATATTAGCATTATTAACAGACTGCAACCTCACATGTTGATACTACAGGAATTATCAGTCAGTCCACTCGTGGAAGTTTGGTTAGTAGAAAGTTCAATAAACTgaatctttttctgtttcagggAGTCAAACTGGTGTCACAGGTGTTATTGTAGGTTTGGTGGTTGGAGCCATTTTGGTTGTAGTTCTAACAGCAGGACTTTTTGTGCTGTACTACAAAAGTATAAAGAGGTAAGAAAAACATTCTGCCTTCATCAGCTAATTATTTATTGTGTATGTTtatactgatgatgatgatgatgatgatgatgatgatgatgtgtgttggacacagagaggaagaacagCCTGGAAGGAAGTACCAAACGGTGATATGGTAAGTATATCGTCTGTACTGAATACAGAAGAGTTCTTTCACAATGAGTTcacatttaaatcattttgcATGACAAGCTGTAATTCATCAATAATTACCAAAACAAACTTTCACGTTAACAGAAGTGCGGTCGGCTAACTAATCGAAAAAGGTCAAATGTGGCTCAGTAGCCtgaagataaaaaagaaaatctaaccAAATCAAATGAAGACTTCTTGTTTGCTGCAtgaatttattttgttctttaaactgaaaacacagaaatgagTTTCACTTTGATGTATTTAATTATCATTTAATTCAGTTCAGTTGTCGCAGAAAGATTCCCTTGAAGAAATGTACGAAGAGGGACAAAACCAGTGTGTTGAGTGAAATTTCTGACCAGACGTCCACCAAAGAACTGCTGCAGTGAAATCAGGTCACACTGTGCTGCTCTGCAGTGCTACATTAAAGTCAGCTCCATCCCAATACATACATCAAaagacaattaccaacaaattAGTAACAAAATGACTAATTCCTACTATAAATATACAATGCATGTCTGTGTAGAGTTGTTTGATTATTTATTGCAAAGGAAAGTAGGCATCAAATAAGAATGTACCTTAGGCAGTGGCCAACAGAAGTAGTACTAATGAAGAGCCATAACATCCCTTCAAGAGCCATAATTCCCATCACTCATCCATATCcctattttctattttacctCTAAATTATTCTTCTGTATAGATTTTGTCTTGtacaattatatttatttgactACCGTGACCCTACCTCCTGCTGCAACCTGTGCAATGTATATATAAGGTGTGGATATgacttttatttatctattataTCTTGCATTGTCTATTCTGTTTATTCTGCTGGAGCccatcccagctgacactgagTGAAAGGCGGGGAACCCCCTGGACAGGTCCACAGTCCATAACAGGTCACACAGAAAGCAACAACccctcacattcacacctgaggGGGAATTAAGAGTGAACTATTAACCTGcgtgtctttggatggtgggaggaagccggagaaccccgagagaacccacacagacacggggaggacatgcaaactccacacagaaaggcctgagACGACCAGGGCTTGAACCCGAGACCTTGCTGTGAGCAAATCTTCTTATGGAGAATTTCATGTGGGATGGATAAAAAGTTAAATCTATGCAAATCAAAGACACTAAAGAAGCTGCTAGAgggagaacaaacacacacatgaacaaaaCAGCAGGTGAGCTTAGAGGCACCAGCACAGTCCGTGTGCCCAAGACCTCAAAACCACTTTGTGATTGTTATTGTGTCATTAAAACAGGGCCCTAAGCCATCATGGGGCCAACCCAAATAAAAGGTTAGATTCCCTTTAAAAAGGTTTTCAGATGATACTAAAGTAACCAGAAGGTGGTTCTGGAGTACCAGAGGTCTTTGTGAAGGCATCGCTGGGGGGTGGTTACCAAGTGGTTGTTAAGACGTTATAAAAAATGAATGTATAAACTCAGTAAAAGCAGAATttatgtataaaatgttttattgggTTGCAATAGATTATTCAGATGTACCTAATTGATTGTTTCTCTGTCACCAACTAATTGATGAATGGACTACTTGTTTCTGGCTCAATACAAAGAGAAGGTTTGGTGTCTTTGAGGATCGTTGTAACAGGAAATGATCTCATCATTTTCTTCAGACGTTATGACTTTTGACATGAAAGTGAAAAAGATTCAGATAAATTATCTGTGAGGCTTGTGagaaaatctttattttgttgttttcacttctggtaatggaaaaagaaaaaaatgcatcCCCTTGAAAAGTCAACTAAAACTGCCAAATAgtggaataataaaaatacaggcCCAAAAGTTTGATTGTCATAAATGATGGTGTAAGAGTCCAACAGGTTTTATGTTTCATGATGATCAGGAGGGAGTTTAAAAGGTGTCAGATTGAACTTCAGTGGAACTTCTAGTTTCTCTATTGACTTCAGGTCTCCACATTTAGGCGGTAATGATTATATTCATTAGGGATTCTCTAAAGTGACACCTACACAACGCTTGTTGtgtccaaacctcaacattattaCCAACTTTTCAATTATTCAAATCAtttaaaggaaaagcagcaaatcttcacacgTGAGAagcatcaaatgtttttacatgaaaaataagTTAAATGTGTCACCCGAGGATCAAAGTGTACTGATGAAGCAGCAGGACGTCTTACAGAACAGCTTACAGACAGGTTGAAGGGTCAAACTCAAAAGCAATAAACCACAAGGTGAAACAGAAACACGGCGACAAACTGACAAGGGAACAAAGGGCCAGTAAATGTAGTCTGCCAATCcactaaattaatttaaatgactgatcatttcagctgtacttgtataaactgtggGGAAGTTTCATTTatcacaaaacatcatattttataaactcttaaTGTGTTTGTAAAAAGGTTAATTTGTAAAGCAttaatgtagtgaagtaaattATAGAGTAATATTTCTCTCTGAGATGTAGAAgcaagtggcatgaaaagaaaagatcaagtaaagtaaagtagCCTACCACAAAGTGCAGTACTTTAAATGTACTTGGCATCATCTCAGttaatgctttgtttttatttccctcttTTAATGATGTATCAGTCTGTTTTGTCTCCTTCTCTACGCTTCATGTGTAGCTAATAATCCTGCATGTTGAAgtcattttatttcacttagTTTCAGCATTTTCAGCTGGTTTAGACTCAAACACTTTATGTCTGCGTGCTTCCTGAAGAGGGTCTTTGTTACagcaggcagaggaggcagGGACGGGATGTGGGATCCAGTTCCTGTTTTACTGTGAAAGAAACCGATGGATCCAAAGTATGATGGAGGTGATGGTCGGCTGTGGCGTCTGGATTTTTCTCTGGATGTTATCTCCTGCAGAAGGAGGTGAGTTTAACGTTTACTTCAGAGATTAGAATTAGAATTAAGTGCGGCTCTGGACGCACTGAAATTATTGGTCGGCCGCTTTAGAAAAGAAGCAAAGACGGAGAGATGAACAAtaaagaggaggtggagaataAACCGAAACTTAACGCATacatatccaacgaaggttaaaatgaagggcaactggacttggttgaagctactggaagacgtttcgtcccttatccaaaggacttcttcagttcttaaCGCATATACCCTCTCAGAGCAGACTGCATGTAGGCTACTTTACTGATACCGTAGAAACAGGCCTCATCACCGCAGATCGTCCTGCTGACTGGACCAAACCTCATTGTCGTGAGAAGCTGAACAGTGGGGGTGTTACTGTTAGTGTACAAATGCTTCCTATTATCAGGACAGACTGTGAACAGTCAACAACAAAGGCTCATAAACAGATCGGCTGATTATTACAGGGACCGTTACAGAGCTACAATGTGAGCTCTCTGTTCTCTGACTTTGAGANNNNNNNNNNNNNNNNNNNNgaaacggtggtcccagctcttttcaggtcattgaccagctcctcccgtgtagttctgggctgatttctcacctttcttaggatcattgagaccccacgaggtgagatcttgcatggagccccagtccgagggagattgacagtcatgtttagcttcttccattttctaatgattgctccaacagtggaccttttttcaccaagctgcttggcaatttccccgtagccctttccagccttgtggaggtgtacaattttgtctctagtgtctttggacagctctttggtcttggccatgttagtagttggattcttactgattgtatggggtggacaggtgtctttatgcagctaacgacctcaaacaggtgcatctaatgtaggataataaatggagtggaggacattttgaaggcagactaacaggtctttgagagtcagaattctagctgatagacaggtgttcaaatacttatttgcagctgtatcatacaaataaatagttaaaaaatcatacattgtgatttctggatatttttttaGTCTCTCACAGtcgacatgcacctacgatgacaatttcagacccctccatgatttctaagtgggagatcatgcaaaatagcagggtgttcaaatacttattttcctcactgtacttGGCATCATCTCAGTTaatggtttgtttttatttccctcttTTAATGATGTATCAGTCTGTTTTGTCTCCTTCTCTACGCTTCATGTGTAGCTAATAATCCTGCATGTTGAAgtcattttatttcacttagTTTCAGCATTTTCAGCTGGTTTAGACTCAAACACTTTATGTCTGCATGCTTCCTGAAGAGGGTCTTTGTTACagcaggcagaggaggcagGGACGGGATGTGGGATCCAGTTCCTGTTTTACTGTGAAAGAAACCGATGGATCCAAAGTATGATGGAGGTGATGGTCGGCTGTGCCGTCTGGATTTTTCTCTGGATGTTATCTCCTGCAGAAGGAGGTGAGTTTAACGTTTACTTCAGAGATTAGAATTAGAATTAAGTGCGGCTCTGGACGCACTGAAATTATTGGTCGGCCGCTTTAGAAAAGAAGCGAAGACGGAGAGATGAACAAtaaagaggaggtggagaataAACCGAAACTTAACGCATATACCCTCTCAGAGCAGACTGCATGTAGGCTACTTTACTGATACCGTAGAAACAGGCCTCATCACCGCAGATCGTCCTGCTGACTGGACCAAACCTCATTACTGTTAGCCTACAAATGCTTCCTATTATCAGGACAGACTGAACAGTCAACAACAAAGGCTCATAAACAGATCGGCTGATTATTACAGGGACCGTTACAGAGCTACAATGTGAGCTCTCTGTTCTCTGACTTTGAGACAAATAcaatatttagggcccgagcacgaccgtgtgaggtccctattgaatttgctcggattatttttttttttttcttttttctgcaaagtaggctcaactgacatggcctaaacattctcgaaaactcaccaaaatttgcaaacatgtcagaaccggtgaaaaatttcgtattctacaagtttcgcacatgggcgttgcaaaatgactcgctagcgccacctagaaaattggaaaaaattagcccctcgttcacgttcaacctacatgtacgaaattttctggNNNNNNNNNNNNNNNNNNNNACCCTCTCAGAGCAGACTGCATGTAGGCTACTTTACTGATACCGTAGAAACAGGCCTCATCACCGCAGATCGTCCTGCTGACTGGACCAAACCTCATTGTCGTGAGAAGCTGAACAGTGGGGGTGTTACTGTTAGTGTACAAATGCTTCCTATTATCAGGACAGACTGTGAACAGTCAACAACAAAGGCTCATAAACAGATCGGCTGATTATTACAGGGACCGTTACAGAGCTACAATGTGAGCTCTCTGTTCTCTGACTTTGAGACAAATACAATATTTATCTATTTGTGTTGCCTCAGGCTTTAATACTCAGGGTAAACAACGCTTCAGTTTTGTTTGAGATCTGGTATAAGATAAagtttgtgcatgtttttatttttatttttttgttaatgttgtgGTGCAGTCTGTGTGGTGTAGTGGTGTCTAGTATTATTGTAAGGAGTAGTACAACTCAAATATACCTTTTTTCTCTAGACTAACTACTTCCAGGTCACAGTATTGGCAGATGTTTTGACATAATGGACAGCGTGGGAATGATGTGTGCTGAAGTGAAGACTCACAAAGGGTCCTCATCAGTTGGATGCAAAGGGTGTAAAGGGAAACCAGATCCATTGCACATCTCAGAGAGAAAAATCAGTCATGGGGGAGACCGGGGcaaattttttgtttcttggtTATAACTCAAAAACTTCATGAACTAATTGGATATAATTTTTATAGAGGTAACTTGTACCTGTGTTTTACTTGTTAACAgtcatcaaatgtttttacaagcaaTGTTTAAGTCACAATATTGATTCAAACGCTAGATGTAAAATGTTACATCTGCCCCCACGTGCAGGGGTGATTGTAACAGCATGTCGGGGCGATTGTAACAACACACATAAGTCCTTCATATAGATACCAAGGATCAAAATAAACTACCAAGAATATAGATATAAGTAAAACAATTTAAGACCCAATGATATTACTGCTTGAAACTTCTCCCTTTTTATTAATTGGTACAAGGACACATCACAAATGTCATAGCATAGTTGCCCCTCAAAACATCATCGGAGGTAACATCCCAATGGATCCCCAAATTGAGAGGCAAAAACTTGAATCTCTGTACTATGCCACTAAGTATTATTGATAACACATTATACATAGTAAAGTAGGTTATAGATCATTCatatacataaatgtttaaactgaacattattaGAAAGATG encodes:
- the LOC123968273 gene encoding CD276 antigen-like isoform X2, with the protein product MKVGSVASLVVRSFLWMLSPAEGGDAEVSCVFMESCILPCSFQGGTDAVIHWYHVTAGDTPVHSYYNNQDQLGYQGQHFRGRTSLFKDQISGGNGSLHLTWVEVQDQGRYKCFTSIIRGNKNSFINLQVDAPVHKVDMEQEENRITCSSEGIYPEPELTWSTRPPSNVAFKNTTRVQQTEQQLYNINSSLILSDRVTDLVYSCTVSTRRNRRRATLRELTSLGGSSSDTTIPCSASNTSLLNFSLVWRFNRSRIILNRTRTSVPYTVSEEWRQQVKGVSESGSLTLQDLSLKQEGIYTCELSDDEETNITNTLLRIEGSQTGVTGVIVGLVVGAILVVVLTAGLFVLYYKSIKREEEQPGRKYQTVICPSQLTLSERRGTPWTGPQSITGHTESNNPSHSHLRGN
- the LOC123968273 gene encoding CD276 antigen-like isoform X1 is translated as MKVGSVASLVVRSFLWMLSPAEGGDAEVSCVFMESCILPCSFQGGTDAVIHWYHVTAGDTPVHSYYNNQDQLGYQGQHFRGRTSLFKDQISGGNGSLHLTWVEVQDQGRYKCFTSIIRGNKNSFINLQVDAPVHKVDMEQEENRITCSSEGIYPEPELTWSTRPPSNVAFKNTTRVQQTEQQLYNINSSLILSDRVTDLVYSCTVSTRRNRRRATLRELTSLGGSSSDTTIPCSASNTSLLNFSLVWRFNRSRIILNRTRTSVPYTVSEEWRQQVKGVSESGSLTLQDLSLKQEGIYTCELSDDEETNITNTLLRIEGSQTGVTGVIVGLVVGAILVVVLTAGLFVLYYKSIKREEEQPGRKYQTVIWSPSQLTLSERRGTPWTGPQSITGHTESNNPSHSHLRGN